The following is a genomic window from Engraulis encrasicolus isolate BLACKSEA-1 chromosome 13, IST_EnEncr_1.0, whole genome shotgun sequence.
gccaatttcaacatgcagttgtactgctcacactaccctggacttgtcaatacctgataattttttggtaacactttattttagggatacatctattagcactaatacatacaatgtgcctgtataagtaacttgtaaggcatgtacaaagcaaaatcaaacatttgttaggcatgtattcgcataggcctatgtcttgttcatgcacaataagggatttattaccaagttaaccttagtaaggagctagtaggcctaagcctttgcttagtacatgccttacaagttacttatgcaggcattaacattgtatgtattagtgcgtatagatgtatccctaaaataaagtgttaccaatttttttttctttcttcagcttTTCCGAGATCCAGGTCATTGTGGGAGCAGAgtatgtttacataaaaaaacattctgatttattcccaataacatccaaaaggttatgcaacatagcagacaactagcaaacagtaataacatttgggataatatttggagtaggcctatgttaagaaggtatTTAATgtgaacaaagtctgcccccattagaatagctcagatctcggaaagagcTGAGCCAAAGTGTGTCATGTGTCATGATAAACAGTCAAAACTATGACTAGTAGAAAGGCTGACTGGTGCTTcaagaaaaccactagccacatggtcCAGCAAAAAAGTTAATGATGAGACCTGATGCATTGATATGTGACGTGATATTCTCTGTTGCAGCGGTTCTTCAGAGGCGTCACGGCTGCTCCTTTAACGACACAACACTCTTCCCGTTGGAGCAGTGGGGCGTCAACGGTGATGACttcctgacctttgacccccagACCCAAACATGGCTGCCACAGTCCAAGATGGCCGCCCCTACAGCACTACGGTGGAACAGACATCTGCTGAGGAACCAGATCCGTAACCACGTCTACAGTCACTTCAACCAGGACGGCTGCCGCGCCACTCACAGCAGCCTGCACAGGAAGAGGCTTGCCTGGGGACAGGAAGTGACATCCTCTCCCCATGGTGAGCCAATCAGGAGAGGGCAAGTGACAGCGACTTAGTAATAGCTAATCAGTAGACAAATAGTAGTTCAGGATTAGTGGAAGCTATATGTTCAGTGTAACAGAGACACTTCAATAGAATTGAATTTAGAGTCTATACGGcatttagcctacttaattaCATTAAGTGTATTTTCTGTTTGCATCTGTGTCTGAATGtagataaagacatttttaacatattttttattgtgtgtgctcCTACAGCTATTGATGTCCAAGTTTTTGCCAAACCGATCCCTGACAGTTCCGAATCATCTCTTCAGTGTCATGTGACCGGGTCTGACCTATCAGGAGTGACGATCCAGCTGACCAAAGATGGAGTTCCTCTCTACAGGGGAGTAGAGCTGATTGGTCCACGGACCAATGGGGATGGAACCAATCAGATGAGAGTCCAGGCCCTGATCAGCATGACAGACACAGAGGGCTACCAATGTGAGGTCTACAGAGAACCTGGTCATCACTCTTCTGCCACTTTGGGTAAGTGCAGCCATATGGCATGTGTAAACGCTGCAAATGCCTTGATGTTTTGCTCTGTTTCCCTGTTTGAATCATTTGTTTTGGCCGCAAATGGGCTACAGGCTTTCTTATTTGTTTGCCGTATTTTTAGGTGTATTTTTACAAATTACTCAATTGCTGGCCATCTTTTCTCTGCCAGAAAAGTACAAAGACTATCACTGTCAGTTGGCATACATGTAGACTCACGAATTGTGACCACAACGTCGTTTTAGTTTAATTAAATGTTTTGCAAGTGTTTCATGCACCTTGAGCACAGACATACTATAGACTGTTTAAATTCCATGGATTGAGCCATGTTAGGTAATAATTCCTAATCTGTAAAGGAGTACATTTCTCTTTacttttaaatgtttactttacAATAAATATGTTAACATGCTCTGGTGTGTTATTTATTGATCATACTGTATGTTATAAATCTTCTTTTTATAGGCTACGTAAACCTAACAATCGTCTAATGTGTCCAGGTGTATATGTTTTCATGAACAGGTGTCCTAACACTGGGTGAGAGGATTGTCGTTATTACGGTATAGCACGATAAGGAGAAGAGGGTGTGAGGAGTGGATATTAATGTCTAATGTGATTTCATTAATAGGTGTCCCAGCTGTGGGCGAGAGGATCGTCATCACTGCAACTAGAGCAATGACAATGCATTGTATGACAGCCTGAAGAAGGTGTGTGGCGTGGATAATAATATATCTAATGTGTTTTCATTAACAGTGGGCGAAAGGATTTTCGCCAGATCAAAGCCAGCACAGCGACAGGAGGGCAATGTGAAGAGGGTGTGGGGCgtggtgctgtgtgtggtggCGGTGGGGGCCATTCTGCTCAACACTCTCCTACGCTGCAACTGCCTCAACAAGAAAAGTAAGTTGCCTCTTGTGttgtgataagtgtgtgtgtgtgtgtgtgtgtgtgcaaccgtatctcactcatttcgtgaagtattcacgaaaaaaatagagtaattttcgtggtgcattcacgttattgcccgcctttcgtaaagtcttcacgaaaataatagattaattttcacgctgcctattcacttgaattgcccgactgttgcctagcgacccactagtttgattccctttcggtagcctaccgtcacatggtaatcaaacatttcaaacaagcaatttagggttaggtttagggtcaaggttagggttaaggttagggttaaggttagggttagggttaggtttagggttaaggttagggttaggtttaggtttaggtttaggtttaggggacataaggcgtaagtaccgaaagggcgtcgaattagtgagtcccgagtgtatcagcagtgttctgtcagcaccccctccccgcccctgcagacgtttggataaccacctggtggcagcagtggggcaattcaagtgaataggcagcgtgaaaattaatctattattttcgtgaagactttacgaaaggcgggcaataacgtgaatgcaccacgaaaattactctatttttttcgtgaagactttacgaaaggcgtgagatcggggggggggggggggggtgcggggtgcagcgggtggtggtggtgtgtttgtgttatcaTTGGTGGTTATGCCAGTATATCACTATAGTGacaggactttgtgtgtgtgtatgtgtgtgacgggCGGATTTGTACCAGTTTTATGAATAACTCTTTCTACCTCAGAGCAGCAAATCCATCATACAATGttcttcctccttttcccctctACTGCAATGCATACTATATCTTCCCCTATATGATGTCTTCTTCTTTTGCCCCATCTACAGAGCAGCAGTGCATACCCACTGTTGAGGAGCAGATCAAGCTCTATCTCCAGATAGTCTTGTCCAATGAAGAATACGACAAGTGGAGGAAGATCGCCGACAACTTCTACGGAAAATATGAAGAGGTGCTCAGACAAACTCGTCTGTAAACTGGTTGCAGGTTCAACGGAATCatttgtgtccttgatgtttgtttttgcattgttttttttctcgttttgtTTTGTAAAGGGTGGTGAAGTAGAGAGGAAGGGCTGCTCAGACAATGGTAGTCTTGGGATACGTTTACCCTATGCCGTGATAGTGTTTAGTTTGGGGACCCATATACctgggaagtcatgggtaagcagttaggacgCCAGACTCGTTGCCCAAAGGTTGACAGTCTGACTCCCGAAttgtcaggttggtggggagacTTGTGCTCTCCCcctcgtcctccatgactgaggtaccctgagcatgatgccatcccgccgcactgctcccttgaggcttcccccttacacgggtgaggcataaatgcaatttcattgtgtgcactgtgcagtgatatatggagtgctgcgtcacaatgacaatgggagttttccAGGAGGGCCTTTGCTTTTTTAATACAATGCTATGATAAGGGCCCTTTAGTGCTGGTTAGCTATGACATGGGCCCTTTAGCACTAGTTAGCTAAGACGATATGCTATGATAAGGATCTTTCAGCGTTAGCTAACTAATACCAAGTTGAGTCTTTGATTAGCTAATATCATGCTATGACAAGGACCCTTTAGCATAATACTAAGTTAGCGCGTTTCATGCTGTGACAGCATGTATCTTTGGTTAACCGGTGTGATTCTGTGGTGAGGATGCTAGAGTTATTCTGTGGCAAATGTTTACTTCTTCCTATATGTGGAGGTAGGCAGGCTTGTTAAATTACGCACACAGGAAATGGAGCCGTTGTCTAAGAGGAGACATCACCTAGCCTATGAGGTCCTGTGGGCTACTCAACTGAATAGATGACAGTTAACAGTTGGACATATCTAGTGTGTTAATCATGCAacgaaaataaagaaaatgctgTTCACTCCTCCATGTTATATTTGTTGTGAAGTGACGTTTCCAGGGGGCCAGGGGCCACGTCACAACAAATATAACATGGAGCAAAGTGTGcatcattttctttattttcttttaattttgaGTACACGAGTGGCCAGCTCCTCAAAAAGACTTTTGCGATACTTTTTTTGTTTCTGAGTATTATTCATTATTCCCACCACAATTCTTATGATTAACTAGACGTTCATGAAGCCTATGTTGTATGTTTGCACATTTTGTATTTGACGTCAATTGTTTGAATGGTCCATGTTTGTTGCTGATGTTTATCACTCTATGCACATGAGAGTAAACGAGGAAGCATTTACTTATACAGTAAAATAATAAGCTAGAGGATCTTGGATACTATACCATGTTTGAAGTATTGCTTTTGACATTGTCTCAGACTGCCACGTCTGTTACTACatgtctacacacgcacacacgcctactgcacacacacacacacacatcactctctctctctctctctctctctctctctctctctctctctccggatcTTGAATAAAATCTGCAATGTTGGAAGTAGGCTACTGTTGTTTTCTTAGTGTCTGTGCTCATGTCTGTTGTTGTGTGCCTGCAAGACTTTGTAATGGAGTTGCCTCATGGGTGACACGTAACTTGGTGGCCAGGGCTGAAatgtgggagaaatagggcccgggcacttttagcttaaaggggcccctcataattagtggtacAGAGATGACTCacaggtgggccccacaccctcctgggcccctattttcagaaatgttttttaaaaaggcggggggggggggggggggggttgggggggcaccgggagatgcccgctatgccagatggtcagtccagccctgttggtgGCTAGCAACACGGCCTTAAACTGACAGGAAGAGAACCAAACCCTGATCTGTTCTTACTGGAAGACAAGCAAACCTGTTGAGCTGCATTTGTACCCAGCTGGTTCCTGCCTCCACAGCGGTGTTAACACAGGGCAACTACCCTGGCCTGATGCCACTCAAGTTTTTCTGCACCTCTGTTGTTCCTTGTTTCAATCTGCTCTATGTGCGATTGTATGAACTGTGCTAAAGAAATGCAATTATTAATAAAATACAGGCCAAAATAACAGCAATAACAACACCAATGACGACGacaacaaaaataacaacaaaaacaacaacaatgacaacaacgaaaacaacaacaataattgcTATTATTTGCTATACTTTGAGCCTATGTAACATTACATGATAGGCCTAATACAGAGCACTTGGAGTCCAGCTTGGTCAAGTCTGGCTACCTCCACTGGGAGTTTATTACAGGCcttgcattacaatacattacattacattgcagtctTTTTTTGTCCTGTGCACCCTTAAAGCATTTTGTATGGTGTAGGCTATATCTATTCTgctatcccaaagtggctacactCCATGTATCTGTTATTATTgcatttctccacgtacccctgaggtgtgctcacatACACCTCGTggtgcacgtacccctggttgggaaacacgacACTACAGTTTTATTATGCTACGTGGATTTATAATAACACAAGGCACTTGGAGTCCTCCTAAGTCCACAGGGATCAGTGTATTTGGAGTTGGCTTGTGAAATTGCTGAGATGTATCTTTCTTGACCGTTTTACCTGATATTTGAAACAACATTCACAAGGTTTCCAATTGGAGAATCACGGTCACTATCACTAGTTCGACTGATGTGCTGTTATGACAGTGTTGTTGAATGAGACTTTGAAGTGACTGCCATGTGAAAGGGATCAGGAAGAACAGCACTGCTTGTTTcagcactgtaacaaatagctgtttatttacggaaattctgcaacagcattctactgcttttcgaaaaaacagacaactactgtgaaaatattactttgagtcacatattgagcataaacagtaagtactgcacaatagcagtattcgccgttgtggaaaaaactagagatgcaccggatcctgatttttaggatcctgccggataccagatccactgaataagatcctgccggatccggaaccggataccggatcctacaaaaggtttgaaacatatagtctactcgcacacgtgggccctttttattacgttggcgcaaactattttttagactcattggcttattgccacactgccttcaatagccgcttccaaagggatttcactccatgaagtgattggggttgtgaaagactgaaaagcctaggctagacatgcaccagaccctgatttgtaggtaacatgccggataccggatccactgcttaagatcctgccggacccggaccctgtgaaaaactctattatcctgacggatccggatccagaaccggaaccggaaccggaaccggatccggtgcatctctagaaaataacaagttattttaggcagcaccattgaaacccattcatcctccacttgtccgtgatcaccatccaacttcaataccacctgaagaactgaagtcattctgactggttaaagattatctgatactatcaagcatgatgaaacaatttctaaggaaactgcaatacttaaaaagtgcttgatgcaacaaagtgtgagtagcacatgcattttgatagtgatgaaagtgtgaatggctgaaacattttaagaacttgtaacactcttgcaacaagcagccccatctaaaccaatctgctaatcagtgcctggcctcacctgagtagggctgttatgccattattcaattacgggcgtcacctgccaagggcctgatgactctggtcacatggtactcttgcacctgtatataaatctggactatcaacacttcagttgcttgcctgcctgctggctggcctgcatggcacagcatagcactagtttgcctacaagcttgcctacaagcttgcttacatgcttgcacactttcctctttgtgaaagcttgctgtatgtggcataatttgtggcattgtggcatataatgtgcctgctgcaaattaggcattgctttgagagctagcttgtagtgctgcttgtttgctgtgctacttggtgcaaaatatttttttaaagactgaccaatgctatattcatcattggctcatcaagagatacagtaaaaagcccaccttgcacactatcattgtaacatagcactgcgtactctgacattttgttcatgcccacactttcaaaggaccaccgcaaaccattttctcaatacagcattgcgccatagtatcatgctcaaggcactccagtcatggtgaacgatgggagggtggggtggtaacatggccagggtaccacagttatggagaatgatgggtggggtgggaagttgccatggccatattcatgaatacaactatgacccagtatttgcctgtcatcacacagtacaattcaacttttgaactgaaatgtactgttatttttctgtagagtactgttatttaacagttaaattgctgctgaaaaaatgttatatactgtgatacattaaacagcaatgagctgtatttgatttttggtgtgaaataacagtagaattacaggtaaatataattgccagtaactgccgttattttgcagggaaattttcttagagtgtggcTCCTCTGCATAGGTATAGAGGGTTATTGTAGGTTACTTGGAGCTGGTTTGGGGCTTTTCCACAGTTCCGTGTTAGCTCTGTGCACGCCAACTTGTTATTGCATGAGCACATAGTATGTAGGCACCGGTAGTTGGtgcagaagggaaaaaaacaagagagtgggtgcgtgcaagtgtgtgtgtgtgtgtgtgtgtgtgtgtgtgtgtgtgtgtgtgtgtgtgtgtgtgtgtgtgtgtgtgtgtgtgtgtgtgtgtgtgtgtgtgtgtgtgtgtgtgtgtgtgtgtgtgtgtgtgtgtgtctctgtgcgtgcatgcatgtgtgcatgcatgtgtgtgtgtttgggagagagagagagagagagagagagagagagagagagagagagagagagagagagagagagagagagagagagacacacacacacacacaatgtatcctTCTGTCTTATTGTGCCTTATACGGCTGGCAGTCGTGACCTAGTGGTTAGGCagatggtctttagatcagagggtcgcaggttcaaatcccacctttaccttTCCCTACACCTCCCACCATTGTTGAAGTACCCTTtcacaaggcacctaaccccacattacaccaaggactgtaactaataccctgtaaataacttaaAGTCGCTATGGATAAAaaagtcagccaagtgtaatgtaatatctctTTTGCAGGACGTACAGACATTCCATTGGGCATTTGATCGGCTATTAGGATATGTacaaacttcagagaatgctcTAATGCAGAGCTTTTTGACGTGGGGGTATGGGAGACCTTTTATTCTATTCTGTAATCAAACAAAGTTTGGTAAGagtttctatgaagcccatatctatagcgcatcatgagcgcatttataacaacttgtgggatttgaacctgcaaccctctgatctcaagaccaCCTCTATGTGGTATCTACTTCCATTGCACATTCACAACACCAACTGTGTTGAGTATATTCATTATATCACGTGTTATGACTTGTTTTACACTTAATAAACGCTGCCAGAGCCCTGCAAAATGAAAATGTCAAGCAACTGTTGTTCAGGTTTCTTACCAAGTGATCAGAAACAGACTCCATGAGGTAGTGGATATGAGGGCCCAGCGTCTACACTTGGGCCTATGGTTACAGCTCATCACCGTGGAGCATCATTTACATATGCCAGAGCACATCAAAATTGGCATGTTCACCATTGCTGTCCTGTGCCCTTCACAGCTGATAGCAAGTACACTCTGAGCACATGTAACCAACATGACAGAGTCTGGAGAGGCTATGGAGAATGTCATGAAGCCTGCAACAGCATTTGTGAGGAGCACAGAGTGCCATCGGTAAATATGCCAATTTTGGTGTTCTCTGGTACTATACAGAAATTGGGCCCCACAGTAACTGGCTGTAACCATAGGTGCCACATGCAGACATTAGGCCCTCCATACTTGTGGTTCCTGATCATAATCAAAATCAGGTCAAAATCATCCGGGATTTTGTTCGACTCCAAAGACAATACATAGGCTAAAAAGTGTCAATATACAAACGTAATTGTCATTCCGTTCCATTTCACTCCAttccaggtttctctctatcgTTTGCAAATTGGTCACGCCCTTCTCCtcaaatctagccactttgcactaggctcgttcgtgacgaagcattgtggttagaaaatcctaaccacaatgcatcaaactgacaaagtgcgcatgctcgctgcttagcaaaagcagcactgatTCGTCACGAATGAGCCTACTGTGTTTGAAGGAGCAGAGCGCACTAGGAAGCAGGCAGGATGATCCATTGGGCTGTGAGTTCGGGTGTGGTGTTTTTAGTCGATGTTACACAATAAGGTGGATCATACTTAGTTCTTCCTTTGTTtgccattcttttttattttttttacatagcagctgAAAAACAGATAGGTACATGTTTTTGGCTGTTGCCTTTGTCGTGTCTAAATGGTAGAAAGATCACCATGCTGAGATTGTTATCTTTGAGTCTTTTTGTAACAGTCAATCTTAATTCCtcacattattatttattttctctaGCCCATGactcttttctcctttttcttttccgCACATTTATCTCATTGTTTTCAAACTGTGGCACATATAAGCTGGGACCTGACATGTTAGGTTTACATGGgggcgatttgtcggaaaaccagaggGGATGGCGGGTATGGtttttttaagcaatatcaatagaATTTCATTAAACTgcgattaaaatcatgtagaaaagtGGCGAAAGTGCTGGTGTCTGTCCATATTAGGCTACAGGTCCAAATAATGACATTTTCATCATTATGT
Proteins encoded in this region:
- the LOC134460533 gene encoding patr class I histocompatibility antigen, alpha chain E-like, producing MTPTTGLVITGLHSLEFQKTVYRPPGGSEPRFFQTILLDGEVVSQCQSPELREQLQQQWADLAFSSSEMENRDQACQAQYYEMIQCLQEIQQVLNNTTAVLQRRHGCSFNDTTLFPLEQWGVNGDDFLTFDPQTQTWLPQSKMAAPTALRWNRHLLRNQIRNHVYSHFNQDGCRATHSSLHRKRLAWGQEVTSSPHAIDVQVFAKPIPDSSESSLQCHVTGSDLSGVTIQLTKDGVPLYRGVELIGPRTNGDGTNQMRVQALISMTDTEGYQCEVYREPGHHSSATLVGERIFARSKPAQRQEGNVKRVWGVVLCVVAVGAILLNTLLRCNCLNKKKQQCIPTVEEQIKLYLQIVLSNEEYDKWRKIADNFYGKYEEVLRQTRL